The following proteins are co-located in the Pedobacter sp. FW305-3-2-15-E-R2A2 genome:
- a CDS encoding RagB/SusD family nutrient uptake outer membrane protein — MNNLNLNKASKIRSYLMISVLLLTAFSSCKKYLDIIPDNIPTIDNAFTLRNEAEKYLYTCYSFLPKDGDPTYNIGYMAGDEVWIPYDQREFGPNAWQIARGSQNAADPYSNAWSSRRGGGGPQDNSGVGFYGLFTGIRNCNIFLANVKDPTKVLDLRQDERERWIAEVQFLKAYYHFYLLRMYGPIPLVKSNIDISAAENDVRVKRAPFDEGVTYITSLLDSAATTLPLIIGDRGSELGRITKPIALAVKAKVLLMAASPLFNGNSDYAGFKDQDGINLFNTSYDANKWKLASDAAKAAIEAATAAGFKLYEFPVSAFKLSDTTKRQMSIRNAFTERWNAEHVWANPNSLAAEGLQRNAMARINTNIGVGTARQQLSVPIKIAEQFYTVNGVPINEDKTLNFNNKYSLRTAIRRERFHVKQGYTTARLNFDREPRFYADLGFDGGVWYKYDSPTSSDSATYVLEGKSVQLAGANNYGWYNETGYFIKKVVDWNMASTSSNISYRAYPWPQVRLADLYLIYAEALNETLSAPDAEVFDYINRVRKRAGLLDVQKAWTDYSSNPTKFGNQTGMREIIHQERLIELAFEGSRYWDILRWKKATEMFNQNITGWSVSQGTEQEYYKVRTIYPQSFIAPRDYLWPIRTYDITVNPKLTQNPGW; from the coding sequence ATGAATAATTTAAACCTAAATAAAGCCAGTAAAATACGCTCCTATTTAATGATAAGCGTTTTATTGCTGACGGCTTTCTCCTCCTGCAAGAAATATCTGGACATCATACCGGACAATATCCCGACGATTGATAATGCCTTTACTTTACGCAATGAGGCCGAAAAATACCTGTACACCTGTTATTCTTTCCTTCCAAAAGATGGAGATCCCACCTATAATATTGGATATATGGCCGGTGATGAGGTCTGGATTCCCTATGACCAGAGGGAATTTGGTCCGAATGCCTGGCAGATTGCGAGAGGTTCACAGAATGCTGCTGATCCTTATTCCAACGCCTGGAGTTCCAGAAGGGGAGGTGGAGGTCCGCAAGACAATAGTGGAGTCGGATTCTACGGACTATTTACGGGTATCCGCAACTGCAATATCTTTTTAGCAAATGTGAAGGACCCGACTAAGGTGTTGGACCTCAGGCAAGATGAACGGGAACGCTGGATTGCAGAAGTACAGTTTTTAAAAGCCTATTATCATTTTTACCTGTTGCGGATGTATGGTCCTATTCCATTGGTAAAAAGTAACATTGACATTAGTGCGGCGGAAAATGATGTCAGGGTTAAAAGAGCGCCTTTTGATGAAGGTGTGACTTACATCACCAGTCTTTTAGATTCGGCTGCCACAACTTTACCCCTGATCATCGGCGACCGTGGCTCGGAACTGGGGCGCATCACAAAACCAATCGCTTTAGCGGTTAAAGCTAAGGTGTTATTAATGGCGGCAAGCCCGTTGTTTAACGGAAATAGCGATTATGCCGGTTTCAAAGATCAGGATGGGATCAATCTTTTTAATACCAGTTACGATGCCAATAAATGGAAGCTGGCCTCCGATGCAGCGAAAGCAGCGATTGAAGCAGCGACAGCTGCAGGTTTTAAACTGTATGAATTTCCGGTATCTGCATTTAAACTTTCTGATACCACTAAAAGACAAATGTCCATCCGCAATGCATTTACTGAAAGATGGAATGCTGAGCATGTATGGGCGAATCCTAATTCTTTAGCGGCAGAAGGCCTGCAAAGAAATGCAATGGCGAGAATCAATACCAATATTGGTGTCGGTACTGCCAGACAGCAATTGAGTGTACCCATAAAAATTGCTGAACAGTTCTATACCGTTAATGGTGTGCCCATCAACGAGGATAAAACCCTGAATTTTAATAACAAATATTCCTTAAGAACGGCCATCAGAAGAGAGCGCTTTCATGTAAAGCAAGGTTATACCACAGCACGTCTCAATTTCGACAGAGAGCCGAGGTTTTATGCTGACCTTGGGTTTGATGGCGGGGTCTGGTATAAATACGATAGCCCTACGAGTTCAGATTCAGCTACTTATGTTTTGGAAGGTAAATCTGTTCAGCTTGCCGGCGCTAATAATTACGGCTGGTATAATGAAACCGGATATTTCATCAAAAAGGTGGTCGACTGGAACATGGCAAGTACTTCTTCCAATATTTCCTATCGTGCCTATCCATGGCCACAAGTCAGACTGGCAGACCTTTACCTGATATATGCTGAAGCCTTAAACGAGACGCTGTCTGCACCTGATGCGGAGGTTTTTGACTATATCAACCGTGTTCGTAAGCGCGCGGGATTGTTAGATGTTCAAAAAGCATGGACCGATTATTCAAGCAATCCAACAAAATTTGGCAATCAGACAGGAATGCGCGAAATCATCCACCAGGAACGCTTAATAGAGCTGGCATTCGAAGGCAGCCGTTATTGGGATATTCTGAGATGGAAAAAGGCGACCGAGATGTTCAATCAAAACATTACCGGTTGGAGTGTATCTCAGGGTACAGAACAGGAGTATTATAAAGTAAGGACCATTTACCCTCAGAGTTTTATCGCACCAAGAGATTACCTGTGGCCAATCAGGACTTATGATATCACCGTTAACCCAAAACTGACGCAAAATCCAGGATGGTAA
- a CDS encoding TonB-dependent receptor: MNKTLLKYSWCLCCFLMAFTFAASAQTEVTVKGFVRDSIGGIPSATVRHTDSKNGVSTNQDGQYSIKVPKTSKLIFSFVGYKPKTVAVSDYKPNSEGIYTISVTLSPDASALEEVTVVGFGTQKKASVISSIISINPKELKGPTSNLTTMLAGRVAGMVAYQRSGEPGGDNANFFIRGLGSFGAGKQDPLILIDGIESSNNDMARLQPDDIASFNVLKDATASAVYGARGANGVIIIITKSGVDGRTKFSFRTETSLSGNARNFRFADNISYMKMANEASLTRNPLAILPYLQTKIDATAAGENELLYPNNNWIDLLIKDRTINNRYNISATGGSAKARYYVAGTYNVDNGVLKVDKLNNFNSNIKMKNYSIRSNVNLNITATTEAIIRVYGQFDDYRGPVGGRDENNNRINGGEKIFTQAIGSNPVMFPAVYPASYSPFTKHPLFGNARTIGDGTYINPYAEMVKGYEDRNASTLQTQLELKQDLNFFTNGLSARMMAYARRYSFFNVSRQYSPFYYSPNVQPDGQLTLSPLNDGGIGSLVPVGTEYLSYGEGDKELNSTFYVETALNYNRTFNEKHAVTGMVISTMRNYLSGNAGSLQRSLPSRNLGVSGRATYGYDNRYLAEFSFGYNGSERFADNNRYGFFPSFGLGYVVSNEKFFEPLKSFIPSMKLRATYGLVGNDQIGKTEDRFFYLSEVNMNDGTYGARFGELLEGYRNGISLSRYANNLITWERSKQVNFALDFNIKNALDVTLEIYRNTRSNILTERTFLPSSMGLQAPVRANTNKMQSEGADISLNYNKSFGDGMYIQGRGNFTYAKNKILVYDEPAFSDKEAYRYHVGRPSTQRFGYIAERLFTDDQEAMNSPQQFGAVAGIDYRGGDIKYRDVNQDGVISDADMVPLGLPESPEIIYGFGGTVGFKGFDLSAFFQGSARSSFFIDSEKIAPFVFRNGNQNGLLDVIKESYWSEENRDIYSLWPRLSQTLVSNNNKTSTWWMRNGSFLRLKTVELGYSLKDKTAKRLGLSSLRMYVNSSNLAALSSFKLWDPEMGGKGLGYPIQVVYNIGINVEL, from the coding sequence ATGAATAAAACGCTACTCAAATACAGCTGGTGTCTTTGCTGTTTCCTTATGGCCTTTACCTTTGCCGCATCTGCACAAACGGAAGTAACCGTAAAGGGCTTTGTAAGAGACAGTATCGGCGGTATTCCTTCAGCAACAGTAAGGCATACAGATTCAAAAAACGGAGTATCTACGAATCAGGACGGCCAATATTCCATAAAGGTTCCTAAAACCTCAAAATTAATATTTTCTTTTGTAGGCTATAAACCAAAAACAGTCGCCGTTTCCGATTATAAACCCAATTCGGAAGGTATTTACACGATTTCAGTCACCTTGTCACCGGATGCCAGTGCCTTAGAAGAAGTCACGGTGGTCGGATTTGGAACTCAAAAGAAAGCGAGTGTCATCAGTTCCATCATCTCCATTAATCCGAAAGAACTAAAGGGGCCAACCAGTAACCTGACCACCATGCTTGCCGGTAGGGTAGCAGGTATGGTGGCCTACCAGCGTAGTGGTGAGCCGGGGGGCGATAACGCCAATTTCTTTATCCGCGGATTGGGAAGTTTCGGTGCAGGAAAACAGGATCCCTTAATCCTGATTGATGGTATTGAATCCAGTAACAACGACATGGCACGTTTACAACCCGACGACATTGCTTCATTCAATGTTTTAAAGGATGCCACTGCTTCTGCGGTTTATGGTGCCCGTGGTGCCAATGGGGTGATTATCATCATCACCAAATCAGGAGTTGATGGAAGAACGAAATTCAGCTTCAGAACTGAAACCTCTTTATCGGGTAATGCCCGGAACTTCCGGTTTGCAGACAATATTTCTTATATGAAAATGGCGAATGAAGCCTCCTTAACCAGGAACCCATTGGCCATACTTCCCTATCTGCAGACTAAAATTGATGCTACTGCAGCCGGCGAAAATGAATTGCTGTATCCAAATAATAACTGGATTGACCTGTTGATTAAAGACAGGACGATAAACAACAGATACAACATCAGCGCAACAGGAGGAAGTGCAAAGGCACGCTATTATGTGGCCGGTACTTATAATGTAGACAATGGCGTGTTGAAAGTTGATAAACTGAACAATTTCAACAGCAACATCAAAATGAAAAATTACTCGATCAGGTCCAATGTCAACTTAAACATCACTGCAACTACAGAGGCGATCATCAGAGTATATGGTCAGTTTGATGATTATAGGGGACCAGTCGGTGGAAGAGATGAGAACAACAACCGCATCAACGGGGGAGAGAAGATTTTCACTCAGGCAATCGGCTCAAATCCCGTGATGTTTCCTGCAGTATATCCTGCCAGCTATTCTCCTTTTACCAAACACCCTTTGTTTGGGAATGCCAGAACCATTGGGGATGGAACCTACATTAACCCTTACGCAGAAATGGTAAAGGGTTATGAAGACAGAAATGCATCCACACTCCAGACGCAACTGGAACTGAAACAGGATTTGAACTTCTTTACCAATGGTTTGAGTGCCAGAATGATGGCCTATGCACGCAGGTATTCTTTTTTTAATGTCAGCAGACAATATAGTCCTTTCTATTATTCCCCGAACGTTCAGCCCGACGGACAGCTCACTTTATCTCCGCTTAACGATGGAGGGATTGGATCATTAGTACCGGTAGGTACAGAATATTTAAGCTATGGCGAGGGTGATAAAGAGCTCAACTCTACTTTTTATGTAGAAACAGCATTGAATTACAACCGGACATTCAATGAAAAACATGCGGTTACGGGGATGGTGATCTCTACCATGAGGAATTACCTTTCGGGAAATGCAGGTTCCTTACAACGCTCATTGCCTTCCAGGAACCTTGGGGTTTCGGGCAGGGCCACTTATGGTTACGATAACCGCTACCTGGCCGAGTTTAGCTTCGGTTATAACGGTTCTGAACGCTTTGCTGATAACAACAGATATGGCTTTTTCCCTTCATTCGGTCTGGGGTACGTGGTTTCCAATGAAAAGTTTTTTGAGCCGCTTAAATCATTTATACCGAGTATGAAGCTAAGGGCAACCTACGGATTGGTGGGTAACGACCAGATCGGAAAGACGGAAGACCGTTTTTTTTACCTGTCTGAAGTCAACATGAACGATGGCACCTATGGCGCGCGCTTTGGTGAGCTTTTGGAAGGCTATAGAAATGGAATTTCTCTCTCCAGATATGCCAATAACCTGATCACCTGGGAACGGTCCAAGCAGGTCAATTTTGCACTTGATTTTAACATCAAAAATGCATTGGACGTCACCCTTGAAATCTACAGGAATACCAGGTCGAATATCCTGACCGAGCGTACCTTTTTACCTTCAAGTATGGGCCTGCAGGCACCGGTAAGGGCCAATACGAACAAAATGCAGAGCGAGGGTGCCGACATCTCTTTAAATTATAATAAGAGTTTTGGCGATGGCATGTACATTCAGGGCAGGGGTAACTTCACTTATGCAAAAAACAAAATATTAGTCTATGACGAACCGGCATTTTCGGATAAGGAAGCCTACAGATATCACGTAGGACGCCCTTCTACACAACGCTTCGGTTACATTGCAGAGCGCCTCTTCACCGATGATCAGGAGGCAATGAATTCCCCGCAACAGTTTGGTGCCGTAGCAGGAATAGATTACCGTGGGGGAGACATTAAATACCGTGATGTAAATCAGGATGGTGTCATCAGTGATGCAGATATGGTTCCTCTGGGGCTTCCTGAATCGCCGGAAATCATTTATGGTTTCGGTGGAACAGTTGGGTTTAAAGGTTTCGATCTGAGTGCATTTTTTCAGGGATCTGCCCGTTCCTCCTTTTTTATCGACTCCGAAAAAATCGCTCCTTTTGTTTTCAGAAATGGAAACCAGAATGGCTTGTTAGATGTGATCAAGGAAAGTTACTGGTCGGAAGAAAACCGTGATATCTATTCCCTATGGCCAAGATTGAGTCAGACTCTGGTTTCCAATAACAACAAAACCTCTACATGGTGGATGCGCAATGGGTCATTTTTAAGATTGAAGACCGTCGAACTGGGCTATTCTTTGAAAGATAAGACCGCAAAAAGACTCGGATTATCCAGTCTCCGGATGTATGTGAACTCTTCCAATCTTGCCGCCCTCAGTAGTTTCAAATTATGGGATCCTGAAATGGGAGGAAAGGGCCTGGGCTATCCGATCCAGGTGGTATATAACATTGGTATCAACGTAGAACTTTAA
- a CDS encoding DUF5000 domain-containing lipoprotein — protein MRNNNMIKLVSFFLGLIILSQGCKEDELLPLTDNQTPPGIVSNISVENGPGKAKITYSLPNEKDLLYVKAVYTLNSGKEYEVKSSIYNSSLEVVGFGDTDEHTVKLYSVNRSEVASTPVEVKVKPLENAIWSVYRSLGVIADFAGIKLTAKNTFQSDLAIEVLVQKDGKYVPSAKNIYTKVIDIDQSVRGFDTVSQKFAVTIRDRWLNYSDTLYATLKPLYETALPKTDYRPITLPTDATQEYTSTSLSYMWDGNIMDWPRISLTKTTILTPQWVTFDLGKPATLSRIVIWDYPEYLNAGRTYYYGGGVNQFEIWGSDNPPADGSFNNWTLMGTFQAKKPSGSAYGVQTGEDYAAANAGFSYSLKIGAPKVRYLRIKNNKNWQGTTFMSVAEVQVYGDPR, from the coding sequence ATGAGAAACAATAATATGATAAAGCTGGTCTCCTTTTTTCTGGGACTGATCATACTTAGCCAAGGTTGTAAAGAAGATGAGCTGTTGCCTTTAACAGACAATCAGACCCCACCAGGTATAGTGTCGAATATAAGTGTGGAAAATGGTCCTGGAAAGGCCAAGATCACCTACTCTTTACCAAATGAAAAAGATCTTTTATACGTAAAAGCAGTCTATACACTAAACAGTGGAAAGGAGTACGAGGTCAAATCATCGATCTACAACAGCTCACTTGAAGTAGTTGGTTTCGGTGATACAGACGAACACACGGTTAAACTTTATTCGGTAAATCGCAGTGAAGTCGCTTCCACACCTGTAGAGGTTAAAGTTAAACCGCTGGAGAATGCCATCTGGTCTGTATATAGAAGCCTGGGGGTGATCGCTGATTTTGCTGGTATCAAGCTGACGGCAAAGAATACTTTTCAGTCTGATCTTGCCATTGAAGTCCTGGTTCAGAAAGATGGAAAATACGTTCCCAGTGCGAAAAATATCTATACCAAAGTGATTGACATTGATCAGTCGGTACGTGGTTTTGATACCGTGTCACAGAAGTTTGCGGTCACGATCAGAGACCGCTGGCTCAACTACAGCGATACCTTGTATGCGACGCTGAAGCCACTTTATGAGACGGCACTACCTAAAACGGATTATCGTCCGATTACCTTACCTACGGATGCCACACAGGAATATACTTCTACCAGCCTGAGTTATATGTGGGATGGAAATATCATGGACTGGCCAAGGATTTCCCTGACAAAGACGACCATCCTGACGCCTCAATGGGTCACCTTTGACCTGGGTAAGCCGGCCACTTTGAGCAGGATCGTGATCTGGGATTATCCTGAATACCTGAACGCGGGAAGAACCTACTATTATGGAGGTGGGGTAAACCAATTCGAAATATGGGGTTCTGATAATCCGCCAGCTGATGGCAGCTTTAACAACTGGACCCTTATGGGCACCTTCCAGGCCAAAAAACCATCAGGAAGTGCTTACGGTGTGCAAACAGGAGAGGATTATGCCGCTGCAAATGCCGGATTCAGTTACAGCCTCAAAATTGGTGCACCTAAAGTGCGGTACCTCCGCATCAAGAACAATAAAAACTGGCAGGGTACCACCTTTATGTCAGTGGCTGAAGTTCAGGTTTATGGTGATCCAAGATAG
- a CDS encoding two-component regulator propeller domain-containing protein, translating into MKGYFCLVLILLSNLYSSAVNHPYLYYLGIENGLSNNAVTSIYQDKYGFMWFGTYEGLNRYDGYRFQIFRNKLNDQTSLVDNRIVCIQEDAHHNLIIGTKKGANLYHVATGKFSMIRFSHQKGFRDISYAINGLVRDEQDQVYIATDGQGLLEYGKDKDIAVQIPYKNGKDQSNSYHVKSIKIDQRKNIWLYIQEYGLCLYHPKTRKITPVQNLAMDVQCMAPDGLGNIWIGNESGLYKYELRTKKIYPYNRQNGIQLNNAVFDLSVDRAHKLWISTDGGGIISYDIQKEKSTHFKSGKEPGMLTSSAVTTVFEDKDQRIWIGTLRGGINIIDKHKTRFNTVNSTPFKANGLISNFILSFCEDPQGNVWVGTDGEGLSYWNRKNNQFTSYAHKPSDPNSLSNNNVAGIVRDEKSNLWLATYGGGVNRFNPATGNFQYYPCFNTETRIMDKNAWSIYQDKSKRIWVGTCTDGGTYQLNTANNKFELFDARLKNVITINEDRQGVLWMGTFSSLIRVDLKNKKHTFFNLNTAVRAIYEDKKGHFWIGTEGGGLLLFNRKTGAYKTWSQKDGLSGNAVLNILEDDAGSLWISTFSGLSRFTPLNGQFKNFHEVDGLQSNQFNYNAALKLRSGEFLFGGIKGFNLFHPEQIKPHSIEPRLLITDLGTNNIPYEQDDSFEDKKSIFEVEKITLPYDKSVLSVGFAALEYSSPNKISYAYYLEGWDDNWNDPGINRTINYSKLPEGSYRLRIKSTNAEGKWLQNERILLIEVMPPWWRSYWAYIFYAIGFAGSIYIYLNYQKRQTALQYQVELAHLKVEQEKELNEKKLGFFTNVSHEFRTPLTLIINPLKDILNHQSHVDSKDLTVVYRNARRLLSLVDQLLLFRKSDAENLKITKTDLVVFCKEVYFCFSQQAKSRNIQFSFSSTAAHIDLYIDREKIEISLFNLISNAFKFSPDGSTIGMSIKETKDEVEIHITDTGSGISDEVGNKLFNRFYQVTEKNQVSKPGFGIGLYLVNKFINQHFGKVSYSSIPGKGTDFFLKLLKGKAHFPGQQIHEHTDETPVFLAELIAEHHDFPAKPHLAEVSNEFSTDKPGILIVDDNEEIRAYIKQLFISEYIVYEAASGEEGLEMVRANMPDIVITDVVMKELSGVELCTKIKEDPHLSHIPVILLTSSSSAEIKLKGIEGGADDHITKPFDKDMLLARVANLLKSRSTLQNYFYNEITLQSNNSRVSKENKEFLERCIAITEKHLNNPDFSIKILAEEVGMSHSALYKKVKTISGKTINEFIRYIKLRRAAQLFINSEHNVNQVAFESGFSDIKYFREQFQKLFGLRPSEYLKKYRKPFTKGYKLNT; encoded by the coding sequence ATGAAGGGATATTTCTGTCTTGTTCTCATTCTTTTGAGCAATCTCTATTCGAGCGCCGTTAATCATCCGTATTTATATTATCTGGGAATTGAAAATGGGCTGTCAAACAACGCCGTCACCAGCATTTATCAGGACAAATATGGCTTTATGTGGTTCGGAACTTATGAGGGATTAAACCGGTATGATGGCTATCGGTTTCAAATATTCAGGAACAAGCTGAATGATCAAACCTCTTTAGTTGATAACCGTATTGTATGCATCCAGGAAGATGCCCATCACAACCTGATCATAGGCACAAAAAAGGGAGCTAACTTATATCATGTGGCGACCGGCAAGTTCAGCATGATCCGCTTTTCCCATCAAAAAGGATTCAGGGACATCTCTTATGCCATTAATGGATTGGTCAGAGACGAACAGGATCAGGTTTACATCGCAACCGATGGACAAGGGCTCCTGGAATATGGAAAGGACAAAGATATCGCGGTACAAATTCCCTATAAAAACGGGAAGGATCAAAGTAATTCCTATCATGTCAAATCTATAAAAATAGACCAACGTAAAAACATATGGCTCTACATTCAGGAATATGGTCTGTGTTTGTATCATCCGAAGACAAGAAAAATTACGCCCGTACAGAATCTTGCAATGGATGTACAATGTATGGCACCTGATGGTTTGGGGAATATCTGGATCGGCAATGAGTCCGGTCTTTATAAATATGAGCTTAGGACGAAAAAAATATATCCCTACAACCGGCAGAACGGTATTCAATTGAACAACGCTGTATTTGACTTATCTGTAGACAGGGCGCATAAACTATGGATCAGCACTGATGGTGGGGGAATCATTAGCTATGACATTCAGAAAGAAAAATCAACTCATTTTAAATCAGGTAAGGAACCTGGAATGTTAACCAGTAGTGCGGTAACTACCGTTTTTGAGGATAAAGACCAAAGGATCTGGATCGGCACACTGAGGGGCGGGATCAATATTATAGATAAACATAAAACCAGGTTTAACACCGTCAATTCCACACCATTTAAAGCCAACGGACTCATCAGCAACTTTATCCTGTCCTTTTGTGAAGATCCGCAAGGTAATGTATGGGTTGGTACAGACGGCGAAGGCTTAAGTTACTGGAACCGAAAGAACAATCAATTTACCAGCTATGCCCACAAGCCTTCTGACCCGAATTCGCTCAGCAATAACAATGTAGCCGGTATCGTGAGAGATGAAAAAAGCAATCTCTGGCTGGCTACTTATGGTGGAGGGGTGAACCGGTTCAATCCTGCCACAGGTAATTTCCAATACTATCCCTGCTTCAATACTGAAACCAGGATCATGGATAAAAATGCCTGGAGCATTTATCAGGATAAATCTAAGCGCATCTGGGTCGGGACCTGCACTGATGGAGGAACCTATCAGCTCAATACGGCAAACAATAAATTTGAGCTATTTGATGCCAGGCTTAAAAATGTGATTACCATTAATGAAGACAGACAAGGGGTATTGTGGATGGGTACTTTCTCCTCCCTGATCCGGGTAGACCTCAAAAACAAAAAGCATACTTTCTTTAACCTGAATACAGCAGTAAGAGCCATTTATGAAGACAAAAAAGGCCATTTCTGGATAGGCACTGAAGGTGGCGGTTTGTTGTTGTTTAACCGTAAGACAGGAGCCTATAAAACCTGGTCTCAAAAAGATGGCTTAAGCGGTAATGCAGTACTGAATATCCTGGAAGATGATGCCGGGAGCCTCTGGATCTCGACCTTTAGTGGATTGAGCCGGTTTACCCCCTTAAACGGACAGTTTAAAAATTTCCACGAAGTCGATGGACTCCAAAGCAATCAGTTTAATTACAATGCTGCGCTGAAACTCAGGTCAGGAGAGTTTTTATTTGGTGGCATTAAAGGATTTAACCTGTTTCACCCTGAGCAAATCAAACCACATTCGATTGAACCCAGGTTACTCATCACTGATCTGGGGACAAACAATATACCCTATGAGCAGGACGATAGCTTTGAGGACAAAAAAAGCATATTTGAGGTAGAGAAAATCACCTTGCCCTACGACAAATCCGTACTTTCTGTGGGTTTCGCTGCTTTGGAATACTCCTCCCCTAACAAAATTTCCTATGCCTATTACCTGGAAGGCTGGGACGATAACTGGAATGATCCCGGCATCAACAGAACCATCAATTACTCTAAATTACCGGAAGGCAGTTACCGGTTGAGAATCAAGTCGACCAATGCAGAAGGTAAATGGCTCCAAAATGAAAGGATATTGCTGATCGAAGTGATGCCTCCCTGGTGGAGGTCGTATTGGGCTTATATCTTTTACGCGATTGGCTTTGCCGGCTCTATCTATATTTACTTGAATTATCAAAAAAGACAAACTGCTTTGCAGTATCAGGTAGAACTGGCTCACCTGAAGGTAGAACAGGAGAAAGAGCTCAACGAGAAAAAGCTGGGATTTTTTACCAACGTATCGCATGAATTCCGGACTCCCCTCACCTTGATCATCAACCCGCTCAAAGATATTTTGAATCACCAAAGCCATGTAGATTCCAAAGACCTGACGGTAGTCTATAGAAATGCGAGAAGATTGCTGAGTTTAGTTGATCAGCTGCTGCTTTTCAGGAAATCTGATGCAGAAAACCTGAAGATCACAAAAACAGATCTCGTGGTATTTTGTAAAGAGGTTTATTTTTGCTTCAGTCAGCAGGCTAAATCAAGGAATATCCAGTTTAGTTTCTCCAGTACGGCAGCACATATTGACCTCTACATTGACCGGGAGAAAATTGAGATCTCCTTGTTCAACCTGATTTCCAATGCCTTTAAGTTCAGCCCTGATGGTAGTACCATCGGGATGTCCATAAAAGAAACGAAAGATGAGGTAGAGATCCACATCACAGATACAGGGAGCGGAATTTCGGATGAAGTTGGAAACAAGTTATTTAACCGATTCTATCAGGTGACGGAGAAAAACCAGGTTTCCAAACCAGGATTTGGGATCGGTCTTTACCTGGTCAACAAGTTTATCAATCAGCATTTTGGAAAAGTAAGCTATTCCAGTATACCGGGTAAAGGAACGGATTTCTTCCTTAAACTTCTAAAAGGAAAAGCTCATTTTCCGGGGCAGCAGATCCATGAACATACCGATGAAACCCCTGTATTTTTAGCCGAGTTAATAGCCGAGCATCATGATTTTCCGGCAAAGCCTCATTTGGCGGAAGTATCAAATGAGTTCAGTACCGACAAGCCGGGAATTCTCATTGTGGACGACAATGAAGAAATCCGTGCTTACATCAAACAGCTGTTTATTTCTGAGTACATCGTTTATGAAGCAGCAAGCGGGGAAGAAGGATTGGAAATGGTACGGGCGAACATGCCGGATATTGTGATTACCGATGTGGTGATGAAGGAACTGAGTGGCGTGGAACTCTGTACAAAGATTAAAGAAGACCCTCATTTAAGCCATATTCCTGTAATTTTGCTGACCTCCAGTTCCTCAGCAGAAATCAAACTGAAAGGGATTGAAGGGGGCGCGGATGACCACATTACCAAACCTTTTGACAAAGACATGCTCCTGGCGAGAGTGGCTAATCTTTTGAAAAGCAGAAGCACGTTACAAAACTATTTTTACAATGAGATCACCTTGCAATCCAATAATTCCAGGGTATCAAAAGAGAACAAAGAATTTTTAGAAAGATGTATTGCGATTACAGAAAAGCATTTGAATAATCCTGACTTCAGTATTAAAATATTGGCTGAGGAGGTGGGTATGAGTCATTCTGCCTTGTATAAAAAGGTCAAGACCATTTCCGGAAAGACCATTAATGAGTTCATCCGGTATATCAAATTAAGAAGGGCTGCTCAGCTGTTCATCAATTCTGAGCATAATGTAAATCAGGTTGCCTTTGAATCCGGCTTTAGTGACATTAAATACTTCAGGGAGCAGTTTCAAAAACTGTTTGGATTGCGGCCTTCTGAGTACCTGAAGAAATACCGCAAACCATTTACGAAAGGCTATAAGCTGAATACCTGA